A region from the Salicibibacter cibarius genome encodes:
- a CDS encoding arginase family protein: protein MKRKFAIIEAPSVLGLYSSGVENLPDALLAAGLADCLGARRVARVLSPPYNNRRDPGTLLLNGEGIADYSFNLANVVGDVINAGEFPVVIGGDCSILLGCLLAVKRRERHHGLLYLDGHADFYQPSAEPNGEVASMVLALATGRGPAILSNLENRGALVKDEDVVLFGNRDAEEVEQEGSQRVEDTSINIMDIEKIRTSPVDDCARLAVDHLSQVENGFWVHTDADVLNDAMMPAVDYRVPGGLSWDELVVTLNEIASSDKAIGINITIFNPNLDKDGTIADAFTHSLCKGLLP, encoded by the coding sequence ATGAAACGTAAATTCGCGATCATTGAAGCGCCTTCTGTCTTGGGGCTTTATTCGAGTGGCGTTGAGAATCTTCCGGATGCACTATTGGCTGCTGGATTGGCTGATTGTCTAGGAGCAAGGAGAGTTGCTCGTGTTTTATCTCCACCTTACAATAATCGCCGCGATCCGGGAACATTGCTGCTGAACGGCGAAGGTATTGCTGATTATTCGTTCAATCTTGCCAATGTAGTCGGTGATGTTATTAACGCCGGTGAGTTTCCAGTCGTTATTGGAGGCGATTGTTCGATTCTTCTTGGTTGCCTTCTCGCGGTTAAACGCCGAGAGAGACATCACGGACTTCTATACCTCGATGGACATGCTGACTTTTATCAACCTTCAGCAGAACCAAATGGGGAAGTTGCATCAATGGTTCTGGCTTTAGCAACCGGACGTGGTCCAGCGATTCTTTCGAACTTGGAGAATAGAGGGGCGTTAGTTAAGGATGAAGACGTAGTGTTATTTGGGAACCGAGATGCTGAAGAAGTCGAACAAGAAGGAAGTCAGCGTGTGGAGGATACCTCGATAAACATCATGGACATTGAGAAGATAAGAACATCTCCTGTAGATGATTGTGCACGATTAGCTGTTGATCATCTTTCCCAAGTTGAGAATGGGTTTTGGGTGCACACGGATGCTGATGTTCTAAACGACGCTATGATGCCAGCTGTAGATTATCGAGTACCTGGTGGATTATCTTGGGATGAATTAGTGGTGACTTTAAATGAGATTGCCTCCTCTGATAAAGCCATTGGCATTAACATAACGATTTTCAACCCGAACTTAGATAAAGATGGAACGATTGCTGATGCTTTCACACACTCTCTTTGCAAGGGCTTGCTACCATGA
- a CDS encoding helix-turn-helix transcriptional regulator: MKLDRLLGITMELLTKKRVTATELASRFEVSIRTIYRDIELINQSGIPVASFSGTDGGFEIMDGFFLSKQHFSIDDFSVIYSLLEGMEGAVGGKTFTSLVNKLSSLQPALLDEGLQKKIVFDMSTSEAEKEVLPSLLAAIDQSRRIAFTYINASGQVSERKMEPLNLLWEKGTWYLDGYCLLRKDNRLFRCSRMTKLEVFDETFSPRSESKSPIHAPEQGTNVHLRFDLTAQPRVFEQFPGEYIFHGDFVDVQTIFYSKEYALSVILSYGTMVEILSPDELKQDLIDKLKEIRKIYF; encoded by the coding sequence ATGAAACTTGATCGCTTGCTAGGAATTACGATGGAATTACTGACGAAAAAAAGAGTAACGGCAACGGAACTGGCTTCGCGATTTGAGGTCTCCATTCGAACAATCTATCGTGATATTGAGCTGATTAATCAATCTGGTATTCCAGTTGCCTCTTTCTCCGGAACAGATGGCGGCTTTGAGATAATGGACGGTTTCTTCTTATCAAAGCAGCACTTCTCTATTGATGACTTTTCTGTTATCTACAGCCTTTTAGAGGGGATGGAAGGTGCTGTTGGCGGAAAAACATTTACATCTTTAGTCAATAAACTTAGCAGCTTGCAACCTGCATTGTTGGATGAAGGGCTTCAGAAAAAAATTGTTTTTGATATGAGCACTTCAGAAGCAGAGAAAGAGGTTCTCCCTTCCTTATTAGCAGCAATCGATCAATCGAGAAGGATAGCATTTACCTATATCAATGCCTCTGGTCAAGTATCAGAAAGGAAAATGGAACCTTTGAACCTATTATGGGAAAAGGGAACTTGGTACCTGGATGGTTATTGTTTATTACGAAAAGATAACCGTTTGTTTCGTTGTTCAAGAATGACAAAACTTGAAGTGTTCGATGAAACGTTTAGTCCGAGATCAGAGTCTAAATCTCCGATTCATGCACCAGAACAAGGCACAAACGTTCATCTCCGATTTGATTTAACCGCACAGCCGAGAGTTTTTGAGCAATTTCCAGGAGAATACATCTTTCATGGGGACTTTGTTGATGTACAAACGATCTTTTATTCAAAGGAGTATGCCCTCTCTGTCATTTTAAGTTATGGCACTATGGTGGAAATCCTTTCCCCAGATGAATTGAAGCAAGATTTAATTGACAAATTGAAGGAGATTCGAAAGATCTATTTTTGA
- a CDS encoding NAD(P)H-binding protein, with amino-acid sequence MTVLVTGATGTVGRHVVEQLVNKDVQVRAVSRHPERANLPEGVEVVAGDLKSPETLIPAFRGVTALYLITSSDQADATLETNPQVVELAEKAGVQSVSLLTVYGDGPVEQAIKNSRLEWAFVQPVGFMANAIDDWQESIRKEGVVRTLGGGKRSAIIHEADIAAVFVETLLENRHHGNVYTLTGPEALSTIEQVEIISKGIGKEIKFKELTEEEARREWQEVGLDDESIDFMVQMSDNPPEIGYTVLPTVEEVTGRPAKTFAAWVSEHKSAFME; translated from the coding sequence ATGACAGTATTAGTGACAGGTGCTACTGGAACAGTAGGAAGACATGTGGTAGAACAACTCGTGAATAAAGACGTACAAGTAAGAGCGGTATCGCGCCACCCAGAAAGAGCTAATTTGCCAGAAGGTGTCGAGGTTGTAGCGGGAGATCTTAAGTCTCCTGAGACGTTAATTCCAGCATTTCGAGGTGTTACCGCATTATACTTGATTACCTCGAGTGATCAAGCTGATGCGACGTTGGAAACCAACCCTCAAGTCGTTGAGTTGGCAGAAAAGGCTGGGGTTCAAAGCGTATCATTATTGACGGTCTACGGTGATGGCCCAGTGGAACAAGCCATTAAAAATAGTCGCCTTGAATGGGCATTTGTGCAACCTGTTGGATTTATGGCTAATGCCATTGATGACTGGCAGGAATCGATTCGAAAGGAAGGAGTCGTTCGTACGCTCGGAGGCGGAAAAAGAAGTGCCATTATCCATGAAGCTGACATTGCAGCAGTTTTTGTTGAAACACTTCTTGAGAACAGACACCATGGAAATGTTTATACACTAACCGGTCCTGAAGCTCTTTCCACGATCGAACAAGTGGAGATCATTAGTAAAGGCATTGGAAAAGAGATTAAATTTAAAGAATTAACAGAAGAAGAAGCACGCAGGGAATGGCAAGAGGTGGGTCTCGATGATGAAAGTATTGATTTTATGGTTCAAATGAGTGACAACCCGCCTGAAATTGGTTATACCGTTTTACCAACGGTCGAAGAAGTAACAGGACGTCCAGCAAAAACATTTGCTGCGTGGGTCTCTGAACATAAAAGTGCCTTTATGGAATAG
- a CDS encoding ATP-binding cassette domain-containing protein has product MQYVIEASKLKKSYKENQVVKGINLQVKKGELLALLGPNGAGKTTVIHMLSTLLKPDGGTAFIQGLDVVKDAKNVRKKISLTGQFAALDEGLSGLQNLTLIAKLYGYSNKQARSIANELIRSFDLMEAKNRMVANYSGGMRRRLDIAASIVTQPEIIFLDEPTTGLDPQSRLQVWEMVRALLKLGTTVLLTTQYLEEADQLADRIAVIDKGTIIAEGTPNHLKASIGGKTLSLRLTQPYAPKNIREILVGSYPHAFNIIEDENPLVFKIPVTKTKLANDIIDTLLNHAIPIEDFTLSDPSLDEVFLALTDTKQEEVTQ; this is encoded by the coding sequence ATGCAATATGTCATAGAAGCAAGTAAACTTAAAAAATCGTATAAAGAGAACCAGGTCGTTAAAGGGATCAATTTGCAAGTAAAAAAGGGGGAGTTATTGGCTCTTCTCGGGCCAAACGGCGCGGGTAAAACCACGGTCATTCATATGCTATCAACGCTCTTAAAACCGGATGGAGGAACTGCTTTTATCCAAGGGTTAGATGTTGTGAAAGACGCTAAAAACGTTCGGAAAAAGATAAGCTTGACAGGTCAGTTTGCTGCACTCGATGAAGGATTATCGGGTTTACAAAATTTAACGTTGATTGCCAAACTGTATGGTTACTCTAATAAACAAGCCCGTTCAATAGCGAATGAATTAATACGTTCCTTTGATTTAATGGAAGCCAAAAATCGTATGGTAGCCAATTATTCTGGAGGAATGCGACGTCGCTTGGATATTGCAGCAAGTATTGTCACACAGCCAGAAATTATTTTTCTTGATGAGCCAACAACGGGATTAGATCCCCAGAGTCGCCTGCAAGTTTGGGAAATGGTCCGTGCACTTTTAAAATTAGGTACAACAGTTTTATTAACTACGCAATATTTAGAAGAAGCTGATCAGTTGGCTGATCGAATCGCCGTTATTGATAAAGGGACGATCATTGCAGAAGGGACACCAAACCACCTGAAAGCTTCGATTGGTGGGAAAACGCTATCTTTGCGATTAACCCAACCTTATGCACCCAAAAACATTCGTGAAATTTTAGTTGGCTCGTACCCGCATGCTTTCAATATTATCGAAGATGAAAATCCGCTTGTTTTCAAGATCCCTGTAACAAAAACAAAACTTGCAAATGACATCATTGACACGCTCTTGAACCACGCAATTCCCATTGAGGATTTTACATTGAGTGATCCAAGTCTGGATGAAGTGTTCCTAGCACTGACAGATACGAAACAAGAGGAGGTTACTCAATGA